The Sorangiineae bacterium MSr11954 DNA segment AAAAAGACTCTTTAAAGAAGCGCTTTCCAATAGGTCGTTTCGTGGACACCCGCTGGGATACCGGCCCGCCCCGGAAGCTTCCCTGCAACGGCCGCGGAGATCGCGCGAGCGCCGGAAAGCTCCTCGTGCACCGGCGACTTGCCGCACCCAATCACCTCGCGACCGTGTGTGCATTCGACGCTCGGAATGAGCTCGGGATCGACTGCCCCCAGCTGCGCCGAGCTGCACCCATCATCGTTGCTGCGCGAACGTCTTTGTCAGCCAGGTTTGGACGGCAGCTCCGTCTTCGGCGAAGACGCGCCCGGCGTGCTGGTAGTTGTCTGCTGCTTCGGTGGCCAGGTGTCGGACGCGCTCGCGGTCACCGCCGGTTCGCCATAGAACGCGCGCGAGGGCAAAGCCGACGGTCGCACGATACTCGAGCCGCGGTGGTACCGTCTCGTCCTCGAGGAGCTTCTCGGCGCGTTCGAGCGTTGCAAGCGCCTCGGTGAGCCGGCCGAGCTGCTCGTATCCTTCGCCCACACAAGAGAGGGCCAATGCGAGGAAGACTCCATGTGGCCCGAGATTGCGCTCACCGGCGTCGCGTAGCTGGGTGCAGAGCTGCAGAGCATCGCGCTCGCGATGAAGCCTGCGTAAGAGCCGTCCCAGCCTGACGCCTGTTTTGATCATTTGCCGATCACCGGGGCCTACCAGCGGTTTGTAGAGGGCCAACGACTCCTCGAAGGTGGTGCGCGCCGTGTCCAGATTCCCGAGCGCCTCCTCGGCGCGGGCGATGCCCGAAAGCGTGGCTGCCGCGCTCCTGGGATCAATCATCCGATCGATGAGATACGATCGACGAAGGAGAGGTAGCGTGACCTCCGGCTGGCCGTCCTCCAGATAGGCCATTCCTAATTCGAAGAGTGAGGACGAGACCTCTGGGCTCTCGGGAGACGATGCTTGCTCGATGATGCGTAGGGCGCGTTGTCCCACGACGTGCACGCCGGCGCTATCGCCTTTCTCACTCAGCATGCGCGCGAGGAGCGTCAGCGTCATCAATAGCTGGGGGTGGTCATGGCCGAACAGCGCCTCGGTCTCTGCCAGCGCCGATTGCAGGTGAGATATCCCCTCGTCGAGCTGATTGATGGTTCTCTCGGTGCTGGCCAGGTTCTGGTAGATTTCGATACGGCGTACGTCATTTTCGCCGAACGCGTGGCGTGCCATTTCCAGGGCTGCATTGTAGTGCGCGATGGCGCGCTCGAATCGACCGCGCTTATGCGCGAGGGCGCCGCGCGTAAACAAAAGTCGAATGTGCGCCGGCCCTCGGGGATCGGATCGCTCCACCGTGGCCTCGATGAACGGGATCAGATGCTCGACCTCGTCGGGGCGGTGTTCTTCCTGGCCGACGAGCCCGAGCAGCTGCGTCCAGATGAGCGCGAGCAGCCGCTCTTGTCCGCTCGATTTCGCGTCGGCGAGCGCCTGAACGAGGCTGGTCTCCGCTGCGCCATACTTGCCGCCGGTTTCCTGCACGACGCCGAGGCGGTAGAGGGCTTCCGCGCTGAGCGCCCGATTTTGCTGCTCACGCGCGAGATCGAGCGCTTGCTGTGCTGCCTCCTCGCCTGCGGCCAAATGGCGTGCATCCTCGAGCGCCCGACTTTTCGCGAGGAGATCACGAATACGCTCGACGGTCATGG contains these protein-coding regions:
- a CDS encoding serine/threonine-protein kinase, with protein sequence MADLHPGMYVGRYLVIDWIGTGGMGSVYRAYDPKLNRNVAVKLIRIEPGMAGDESRRMLLLREAQALARVVHPHVVSVFDAGEFCEHVFFAMELIEGSTLRDVLLRTEHDPRKLLRLLDEAGRGLAAAHDAGLVHRDFKPENVLIDREQHAKVVDFGLARAIDAHKVEELVTASPGTPSSVLDRRITETGECIGTPAYMAPEQYLGLGTDARSDQFSFSCVAYEALFGRHPFFDGSGGLSMIALCAGKFEAPSRRLDPGYLRVLGRGLSRDPAHRYPSLQHLLDELARVPRRQRRRGVAIAALVCAATGLVGWPVIQKHRAQHCDAVATQALVGIWDLPRRAKVEDVLAGDGKAFGRDVWNRVAAALDIYSAQWKDTSAELCRSAGWWRAEDQANYTRASLCLDERRRELRAVTDVLSGGDREVRLHAPDILIQLDVLSTCTNTAALAFTPLPAYDRETAMTVERIRDLLAKSRALEDARHLAAGEEAAQQALDLAREQQNRALSAEALYRLGVVQETGGKYGAAETSLVQALADAKSSGQERLLALIWTQLLGLVGQEEHRPDEVEHLIPFIEATVERSDPRGPAHIRLLFTRGALAHKRGRFERAIAHYNAALEMARHAFGENDVRRIEIYQNLASTERTINQLDEGISHLQSALAETEALFGHDHPQLLMTLTLLARMLSEKGDSAGVHVVGQRALRIIEQASSPESPEVSSSLFELGMAYLEDGQPEVTLPLLRRSYLIDRMIDPRSAAATLSGIARAEEALGNLDTARTTFEESLALYKPLVGPGDRQMIKTGVRLGRLLRRLHRERDALQLCTQLRDAGERNLGPHGVFLALALSCVGEGYEQLGRLTEALATLERAEKLLEDETVPPRLEYRATVGFALARVLWRTGGDRERVRHLATEAADNYQHAGRVFAEDGAAVQTWLTKTFAQQR